The following DNA comes from Candidatus Lokiarchaeota archaeon.
GGGGGTCCCCATTGTCCAGGCGCCCGCTGAGGCTGATGCTCAGGCTGCCTATATGGTCAAGAAGAGTGACTGCTACGCAGCAGCATCACAGGATTACGATATGCTCTTGCATGGCACGCCAAGGGTTGCTAGGAACATATCGAAAGCTAGTCGAAAATCAAGAGGGTTAGAACTCATAGTTCTTGACGAGCTGCTGGAGAATCTGGACATTACCCAGAACGAACTGATAGCATTGGCCATGTTTGTGGGAACCGATTACAATCCGGATGGAGTGAAAGGTATAGCTTTCAAGAGGGGGCTGAAACTGCTCAGGAAGAACACTATCGAGGAGGCTTTTCGGAAAGTGGCTCCTGAACTGGAATGGCGTCCAATAGTAGATTTGTTCAAGAACATGGATGTGAATGAGAGCTACTCAGTGAAGTGTAATCCGCCTAACAAAGATGCACTCTATGAATTGCTTGTTGAGAAACATGGCCTCTCAGAAGAAAGAGTTGAGAAGCGAGTAAATCAACTACGACGAAATTATCAAGGTTAGATACGAGGTTCGTTTGCGGAGATTCAGGCAATCTTTGCAATGGATATCGCAAAGGGGTAACTGAACCATTAATAATTCACTTTTTAC
Coding sequences within:
- a CDS encoding flap endonuclease-1, with the protein product MGTNLRAICPINKIEIQSLSGRRLAVDAHNHLFQFITAIRTRSGEPVKDSGGRSISHLLGLLPRTANLIDQGIKLVYVFDGLMPELKARTLEERKSLKIEAKRKYEQAKEREDIEEMRKYAVRTSRLTPEIVEDSKNLLQAMGVPIVQAPAEADAQAAYMVKKSDCYAAASQDYDMLLHGTPRVARNISKASRKSRGLELIVLDELLENLDITQNELIALAMFVGTDYNPDGVKGIAFKRGLKLLRKNTIEEAFRKVAPELEWRPIVDLFKNMDVNESYSVKCNPPNKDALYELLVEKHGLSEERVEKRVNQLRRNYQG